Proteins found in one Zea mays cultivar B73 chromosome 1, Zm-B73-REFERENCE-NAM-5.0, whole genome shotgun sequence genomic segment:
- the LOC100193713 gene encoding KH domain-containing protein HEN4-like isoform X6, whose amino-acid sequence MQYAYGATRLVLMDYDKSRRSNSKKRTHSNSDDGKRKRLNTRHDDTSMFSEPIETIYRILCPVKKIGSVLGRGGDIVKALREETKAKIRVADSIPGADERVIIIFNYQNEPEPTDEAAEEKNSDGLGNFKSHCFAQDALLKIHDKIVSDEIHDEVANDEKSESADDVTARILVQGNQVGCLLGKGGSIIQQLRSNTGAGIRVLPSENLPQCALKSDELVQISGAPSLVRKALYEISTRLHQHPRKENRPLEEIIDASTQRKRESPTLQHEYSMLPHLHSDHTPPIPLLDPYRSGPQYPVTETEEFSIRILCASELIGSVIGKSGANVRRVEQQTGARIKVQEIDKDASGERLIIISSNEIPAEPISPAIEALILLHDKVSAPSEKHHSSTRLVVPSSKVGCIIGEGGKVITDMRRRTGAEIRVYSKADKPKYLSFDDELVQAAGQIHGREDYREPTSATGRFLSTIELRIPNSSLGSIVGAGGVNLAEIRQVSGARLRLHEAHAGSSESVVEIQGTLDQAKAAQSLLQGFISANSRQQQQPYSSRMPLYPSWG is encoded by the exons GGGGCTACAAGATTGGTTTTGATGGATTATGACAAGTCTAGAAGAAGTAACTCCAAGAAGAGGACACATTCCAATTCTGATGACGGAAAGAGAAAACGGTTAAACACTAGGCATGATGACACATCTATGTTCTCTGAGCCAATTGAAACCATCTACAGGATATTGTGCCCGGTAAAAAAGATAGGCAGTGTCTTGGGAAGAGGTGGTGACATTGTTAAGGCCCTTAGAGAGGAAACTAAAGCCAAGATAAGGGTTGCTGATTCCATTCCTGGTGCAGATGAGAGAGTAATTATCATCTTCAATTACCAAAATGAGCCTGAACCGACTGATGAAGCAGCTGAAGAAAAAAATAGTGATGGCTTAGGGAACTTCAAATCCCATTGCTTTGCCCAAGATGCGTTATTGAAGATACATGATAAGATTGTGTCTGATGAAATTCATGATGAAGTCGCCAATGATGAAAAGTCTGAAAGTGCAGATGATGTGACTGCTCGAATTTTGGTTCAAGGCAATCAAGTTGGCTGCCTTCTAGGAAAAGGTGGCTCCATTATACAGCAACTACGAAGTAATACTGGTGCTGGAATCCGTGTCTTGCcatctgaaaaccttccccagtgTGCACTTAAAAGTGATGAACTGGTGCAG ATATCTGGAGCACCTTCCCTTGTAAGAAAAGCTCTATATGAAATATCTACTCGTCTCCATCAGCATCCTCGTAAGGAAAATAGACCTCTTGAAGAAATAATAGATGCAAGCACACAAAGGAAACGTGAATCTCCAACACTACAACATGAATATTCAATGTTGCCGCACCTGCATAGTGATCATACACCTCCAATACCCCTGCTTGATCCATATAGAAGTGGACCACAATATCCTGTTACTGAAACTGAAGAGTTCTCTATCAGAATTCTGTGTGCTTCTGAGCTCATTGGTTCAGTTATTGGGAAAAGTGGGGCCAATGTTAGGCGTGTAGAGCAGCAGACTGGTGCTCGCATTAAAGTTCAAGAGATCGACAAAGATGCTTCTGGAGAAAGGCTGATCATTATTTCATCTAATGAG ATACCAGCTGAACCAATATCCCCAGCAATTGAGGCACTCATTTTGCTCCATGATAAAGTTAGTGCACCCTCTGAGAAACACCATTCAAGTACAAGGCTTGTTGTACCATCAAGCAAAGTTGGCTGTATTATTGGGGAAGGTGGAAAAGTGATTACTGACATGAGAAGACGAACTGGGGCTGAAATTCGAGTTTACTCAAAGGCAGATAAACCAAAATACTTGTCTtttgatgatgaacttgtgcag GCTGCTGGACAAATTCATGGACGTGAGGATTACAGAGAACCGACAAGTGCTACCGG AAGGTTCTTGAGCACTATTGAACTAAGGATTCCAAATAGTTCTTTGGGGTCTATCGTCGGTGCTGGTGGGGTCAATCTAGCAGAGATCCGTCAG GTTTCTGGTGCAAGACTGAGGCTACATGAGGCTCATGCTGGTTCTTCTGAGTCTGTGGTGGAGATCCAGGGCACACTGGACCAAGCAAAAGCTGCCCAGAGCCTCCTGCAAGGCTTTATTAGTGCAAACAGCCGGCAGCAACAGCAGCCCTATTCTTCTCGCATGCCACTTTACCCAAGCTGGGGATAG
- the LOC103645344 gene encoding LOW QUALITY PROTEIN: putative receptor protein kinase ZmPK1 (The sequence of the model RefSeq protein was modified relative to this genomic sequence to represent the inferred CDS: inserted 1 base in 1 codon; substituted 3 bases at 3 genomic stop codons) produces MAPRTETEARHTTDTSSCACAFIDQNPISAMMPRPLAALLSFIALFPRAASSRDILPLGSSLKVKSXESSALQSSDGTFSSGFYEVYTHAFTFSVWYSKAAANKTIVWSANPDRPVHARTSTLTLQKDDNMVFTDYDDAVVWQADGNNFTGVQRAGLLNTRNLIIEDSGGNTVWQSFDSPTDTFLPMQLITAXTRLVPTTQSRSPGNYIFRFSDLPQVSDIYWPDLDQNIYQDGRNQYNCMRLGMLTDSRVLASSDFADDQALVASDVGPGVKRRLTLDPDGNLRLYSLNDSDGSWSVSMVAMTQPCNIHSLCDPNGICHYSPRPTCSCPPGYATRNPGNWTEGCMAIVNTTCDLYDKRSMKFARLPNTDFWGSDRQHLLSVSFRICRYICISDCTCKGFQYQXGTXSCYPKAYLFSGRTYPTSDVRTIYLKLPTRVSVIYHIPPGMILD; encoded by the exons atggcgccgag GACTGAGACAGAAGCTCGGCATACCACGGATACAAGTAGTTGTGCCTGCGCGTTCATCGACCAAAACCCCATCTCAGCAATGATGCCTCGTCCTCTTGCAGCTCTCCTCTCCTTCATCGCTCTATTTCCAAGAGCCGCATCATCCCGAGACATCCTACCACTGGGTTCCTCTCTCAAAGTCAAGTCCTAGGAATCCAGCGCCTTACAATCATCAGACGGGACATTCTCCTCTGGCTTCTACGAAGTCTACACCCATGCCTTCACATTCTCAGTATGGTACTCAAAGGCGGCGGCCAACAAGACCATCGTGTGGAGCGCAAACCCTGACCGCCCTGTCCATGCCAGGACGTCGACTCTAACCCTGCAAAAGGACGACAACATGGTGTTCACCGACTATGACGACGCAGTCGTGTGGCAAGCTGATGGGAACAACTTCACCGGTGTCCAGCGTGCTGGGCTCCTGAACACCAGGAACCTCATCATCGAGGACTCAGGAGGTAACACTGTATGGCAGAGTTTTGATTCCCCAACGGACACTTTCCTGCCGATGCAGCTCATCACTG TGACCAGATTAGTCCCCACAACCCAATCGCGTAGTCCTGGTAACTACATCTTCCGCTTCAGCGACCTGCCTCAAGTCTCAGACATATACTGGCCAGACCTTGACCAGAACATCTACCAGGATGGTCGGAACCAGTATAACTGTATGAGGTTAGGAATGCTTACTGATAGCAGGGTGCTTGCCTCGAGCGACTTCGCTGATGATCAGGCGCTTGTGGCCTCCGACGTAGGGCCAGGCGTCAAGAGAAGGCTAACTCTTGACCCTGATGGCAATCTCCGTCTGTACAGCCTGAACGATTCAGATGGGTCATGGTCGGTTTCAATGGTAGCAATGACCCAGCCTTGCAATATTCACAGTTTGTGTGATCCTAATGGCATATGCCACTACTCACCCAGACCTACATGTTCGTGCCCACCAGGTTATGCGACGAGGAACCCGGGTAACTGGACCGAAGGCTGTATGGCTATTGTCAACACAACCTGTGACCTCTATGACAAGAGGTCTATGAAATTTGCGAGACTTCCCAATACAGATTTTTGGGGGTCAGATCGACAACATCTTCTGTCGGTTTCTTTTCGAATTTGTAGGTATATCTGCATCAGTGACTGCACCTGTAAAGGCTTTCAGTATCAGTAAGGCACATGATCATGCTATCCAAAAGCTTATCTTTTCAGTGGAAGAACCTACCCAACATCTGACGTGCGAACGATATATCTCAAGCTTCCAACAAGGGTTAGTGTTATTTACCACATTCCTCCTGGAATGATTCTCGACTGA
- the LOC100193713 gene encoding KH domain-containing protein HEN4-like isoform X3 — translation MQYAYGATRLVLMDYDKSRRSNSKKRTHSNSDDGKRKRLNTRHDDTSMFSEPIETIYRILCPVKKIGSVLGRGGDIVKALREETKAKIRVADSIPGADERVIIIFNYQNEPEPTDEAAEEKNSDGLGNFKSHCFAQDALLKIHDKIVSDEIHDEVANDEKSESADDVTARILVQGNQVGCLLGKGGSIIQQLRSNTGAGIRVLPSENLPQCALKSDELVQISGAPSLVRKALYEISTRLHQHPRKENRPLEEIIDASTQRKRESPTLQHEYSMLPHLHSDHTPPIPLLDPYRSGPQYPVTETEEFSIRILCASELIGSVIGKSGANVRRVEQQTGARIKVQEIDKDASGERLIIISSNEIPAEPISPAIEALILLHDKVSAPSEKHHSSTRLVVPSSKVGCIIGEGGKVITDMRRRTGAEIRVYSKADKPKYLSFDDELVQVAGPPTIARGALTEIASRLRTRTLRDTSTANNPPPFAPFDDPPVDMPSRKLSLYGGPATDPPYGRPANDPLYGRPAIDPPFGRPTNDRPYGRTAVAPPFGRPANDPPYGRPTNDPPYGRPSGSIPYGRPNGSAPREPSDAYPVDYFSKREYPSGSPMFTSNAPSAAYERYAAPTRFPTREFPSAFSPGVDHMPHHSYRDHVPTDSYSSRGTQQLGITRGGNSDAYDYTEAAGQIHGREDYREPTSATGFLSTIELRIPNSSLGSIVGAGGVNLAEIRQVSGARLRLHEAHAGSSESVVEIQGTLDQAKAAQSLLQGFISANSRQQQQPYSSRMPLYPSWG, via the exons GGGGCTACAAGATTGGTTTTGATGGATTATGACAAGTCTAGAAGAAGTAACTCCAAGAAGAGGACACATTCCAATTCTGATGACGGAAAGAGAAAACGGTTAAACACTAGGCATGATGACACATCTATGTTCTCTGAGCCAATTGAAACCATCTACAGGATATTGTGCCCGGTAAAAAAGATAGGCAGTGTCTTGGGAAGAGGTGGTGACATTGTTAAGGCCCTTAGAGAGGAAACTAAAGCCAAGATAAGGGTTGCTGATTCCATTCCTGGTGCAGATGAGAGAGTAATTATCATCTTCAATTACCAAAATGAGCCTGAACCGACTGATGAAGCAGCTGAAGAAAAAAATAGTGATGGCTTAGGGAACTTCAAATCCCATTGCTTTGCCCAAGATGCGTTATTGAAGATACATGATAAGATTGTGTCTGATGAAATTCATGATGAAGTCGCCAATGATGAAAAGTCTGAAAGTGCAGATGATGTGACTGCTCGAATTTTGGTTCAAGGCAATCAAGTTGGCTGCCTTCTAGGAAAAGGTGGCTCCATTATACAGCAACTACGAAGTAATACTGGTGCTGGAATCCGTGTCTTGCcatctgaaaaccttccccagtgTGCACTTAAAAGTGATGAACTGGTGCAG ATATCTGGAGCACCTTCCCTTGTAAGAAAAGCTCTATATGAAATATCTACTCGTCTCCATCAGCATCCTCGTAAGGAAAATAGACCTCTTGAAGAAATAATAGATGCAAGCACACAAAGGAAACGTGAATCTCCAACACTACAACATGAATATTCAATGTTGCCGCACCTGCATAGTGATCATACACCTCCAATACCCCTGCTTGATCCATATAGAAGTGGACCACAATATCCTGTTACTGAAACTGAAGAGTTCTCTATCAGAATTCTGTGTGCTTCTGAGCTCATTGGTTCAGTTATTGGGAAAAGTGGGGCCAATGTTAGGCGTGTAGAGCAGCAGACTGGTGCTCGCATTAAAGTTCAAGAGATCGACAAAGATGCTTCTGGAGAAAGGCTGATCATTATTTCATCTAATGAG ATACCAGCTGAACCAATATCCCCAGCAATTGAGGCACTCATTTTGCTCCATGATAAAGTTAGTGCACCCTCTGAGAAACACCATTCAAGTACAAGGCTTGTTGTACCATCAAGCAAAGTTGGCTGTATTATTGGGGAAGGTGGAAAAGTGATTACTGACATGAGAAGACGAACTGGGGCTGAAATTCGAGTTTACTCAAAGGCAGATAAACCAAAATACTTGTCTtttgatgatgaacttgtgcag GTTGCTGGGCCTCCAACTATTGCAAGAGGAGCCCTCACAGAAATTGCTTCGAGGCTTAGAACTAGGACTTTGAGAGATACAAGTACCGCCAATAATCCTCCACCTTTTGCCCCTTTTGATGATCCTCCTGTTGATATGCCTAGCAGAAAGTTGTCACTATATGGAGGGCCTGCCACTGATCCACCGTATGGAAGGCCTGCCAATGATCCACTGTATGGAAGGCCTGCCATTGATCCACCATTCGGAAGACCTACCAATGATCGACCATATGGAAGGACTGCTGTTGCTCCCCCATTTGGAAGACCTGCCAACGATCCACCATATGGAAGGCCTACCAACGATCCACCATATGGACGACCTTCCGGTAGTATACCATATGGAAGACCAAACGGAAGTGCACCTCGTGAGCCTTCCGATGCATATCCTGTAGACTACTTTTCTAAAAGAGAATATCCTAGTGGAAGTCCTATGTTTACTAGTAATGCCCCATCAGCTGCTTATGAGAGATATGCAGCACCCACACGCTTTCCTACTAGAGAATTTCCCTCTGCTTTCAGTCCTGGTGTAGATCATATGCCTCATCATTCCTATCGTGACCATGTGCCTACTGATAGCTACTCTAGTAGGGGTACACAGCAATTAGGCATCACAAGAGGTGGAAATTCAGATGCTTATGACTATACCGAG GCTGCTGGACAAATTCATGGACGTGAGGATTACAGAGAACCGACAAGTGCTACCGG GTTCTTGAGCACTATTGAACTAAGGATTCCAAATAGTTCTTTGGGGTCTATCGTCGGTGCTGGTGGGGTCAATCTAGCAGAGATCCGTCAG GTTTCTGGTGCAAGACTGAGGCTACATGAGGCTCATGCTGGTTCTTCTGAGTCTGTGGTGGAGATCCAGGGCACACTGGACCAAGCAAAAGCTGCCCAGAGCCTCCTGCAAGGCTTTATTAGTGCAAACAGCCGGCAGCAACAGCAGCCCTATTCTTCTCGCATGCCACTTTACCCAAGCTGGGGATAG
- the LOC100193713 gene encoding KH domain-containing protein HEN4-like isoform X2 → MQYAYGATRLVLMDYDKSRRSNSKKRTHSNSDDGKRKRLNTRHDDTSMFSEPIETIYRILCPVKKIGSVLGRGGDIVKALREETKAKIRVADSIPGADERVIIIFNYQNEPEPTDEAAEEKNSDGLGNFKSHCFAQDALLKIHDKIVSDEIHDEVANDEKSESADDVTARILVQGNQVGCLLGKGGSIIQQLRSNTGAGIRVLPSENLPQCALKSDELVQISGAPSLVRKALYEISTRLHQHPRKENRPLEEIIDASTQRKRESPTLQHEYSMLPHLHSDHTPPIPLLDPYRSGPQYPVTETEEFSIRILCASELIGSVIGKSGANVRRVEQQTGARIKVQEIDKDASGERLIIISSNEIPAEPISPAIEALILLHDKVSAPSEKHHSSTRLVVPSSKVGCIIGEGGKVITDMRRRTGAEIRVYSKADKPKYLSFDDELVQVAGPPTIARGALTEIASRLRTRTLRDTSTANNPPPFAPFDDPPVDMPSRKLSLYGGPATDPPYGRPANDPLYGRPAIDPPFGRPTNDRPYGRTAVAPPFGRPANDPPYGRPTNDPPYGRPSGSIPYGRPNGSAPREPSDAYPVDYFSKREYPSGSPMFTSNAPSAAYERYAAPTRFPTREFPSAFSPGVDHMPHHSYRDHVPTDSYSSRGTQQLGITRGGNSDAYDYTEAAGQIHGREDYREPTSATGRFLSTIELRIPNSSLGSIVGAGGVNLAEIRQVSGARLRLHEAHAGSSESVVEIQGTLDQAKAAQSLLQGFISANSRQQQQPYSSRMPLYPSWG, encoded by the exons GGGGCTACAAGATTGGTTTTGATGGATTATGACAAGTCTAGAAGAAGTAACTCCAAGAAGAGGACACATTCCAATTCTGATGACGGAAAGAGAAAACGGTTAAACACTAGGCATGATGACACATCTATGTTCTCTGAGCCAATTGAAACCATCTACAGGATATTGTGCCCGGTAAAAAAGATAGGCAGTGTCTTGGGAAGAGGTGGTGACATTGTTAAGGCCCTTAGAGAGGAAACTAAAGCCAAGATAAGGGTTGCTGATTCCATTCCTGGTGCAGATGAGAGAGTAATTATCATCTTCAATTACCAAAATGAGCCTGAACCGACTGATGAAGCAGCTGAAGAAAAAAATAGTGATGGCTTAGGGAACTTCAAATCCCATTGCTTTGCCCAAGATGCGTTATTGAAGATACATGATAAGATTGTGTCTGATGAAATTCATGATGAAGTCGCCAATGATGAAAAGTCTGAAAGTGCAGATGATGTGACTGCTCGAATTTTGGTTCAAGGCAATCAAGTTGGCTGCCTTCTAGGAAAAGGTGGCTCCATTATACAGCAACTACGAAGTAATACTGGTGCTGGAATCCGTGTCTTGCcatctgaaaaccttccccagtgTGCACTTAAAAGTGATGAACTGGTGCAG ATATCTGGAGCACCTTCCCTTGTAAGAAAAGCTCTATATGAAATATCTACTCGTCTCCATCAGCATCCTCGTAAGGAAAATAGACCTCTTGAAGAAATAATAGATGCAAGCACACAAAGGAAACGTGAATCTCCAACACTACAACATGAATATTCAATGTTGCCGCACCTGCATAGTGATCATACACCTCCAATACCCCTGCTTGATCCATATAGAAGTGGACCACAATATCCTGTTACTGAAACTGAAGAGTTCTCTATCAGAATTCTGTGTGCTTCTGAGCTCATTGGTTCAGTTATTGGGAAAAGTGGGGCCAATGTTAGGCGTGTAGAGCAGCAGACTGGTGCTCGCATTAAAGTTCAAGAGATCGACAAAGATGCTTCTGGAGAAAGGCTGATCATTATTTCATCTAATGAG ATACCAGCTGAACCAATATCCCCAGCAATTGAGGCACTCATTTTGCTCCATGATAAAGTTAGTGCACCCTCTGAGAAACACCATTCAAGTACAAGGCTTGTTGTACCATCAAGCAAAGTTGGCTGTATTATTGGGGAAGGTGGAAAAGTGATTACTGACATGAGAAGACGAACTGGGGCTGAAATTCGAGTTTACTCAAAGGCAGATAAACCAAAATACTTGTCTtttgatgatgaacttgtgcag GTTGCTGGGCCTCCAACTATTGCAAGAGGAGCCCTCACAGAAATTGCTTCGAGGCTTAGAACTAGGACTTTGAGAGATACAAGTACCGCCAATAATCCTCCACCTTTTGCCCCTTTTGATGATCCTCCTGTTGATATGCCTAGCAGAAAGTTGTCACTATATGGAGGGCCTGCCACTGATCCACCGTATGGAAGGCCTGCCAATGATCCACTGTATGGAAGGCCTGCCATTGATCCACCATTCGGAAGACCTACCAATGATCGACCATATGGAAGGACTGCTGTTGCTCCCCCATTTGGAAGACCTGCCAACGATCCACCATATGGAAGGCCTACCAACGATCCACCATATGGACGACCTTCCGGTAGTATACCATATGGAAGACCAAACGGAAGTGCACCTCGTGAGCCTTCCGATGCATATCCTGTAGACTACTTTTCTAAAAGAGAATATCCTAGTGGAAGTCCTATGTTTACTAGTAATGCCCCATCAGCTGCTTATGAGAGATATGCAGCACCCACACGCTTTCCTACTAGAGAATTTCCCTCTGCTTTCAGTCCTGGTGTAGATCATATGCCTCATCATTCCTATCGTGACCATGTGCCTACTGATAGCTACTCTAGTAGGGGTACACAGCAATTAGGCATCACAAGAGGTGGAAATTCAGATGCTTATGACTATACCGAG GCTGCTGGACAAATTCATGGACGTGAGGATTACAGAGAACCGACAAGTGCTACCGG AAGGTTCTTGAGCACTATTGAACTAAGGATTCCAAATAGTTCTTTGGGGTCTATCGTCGGTGCTGGTGGGGTCAATCTAGCAGAGATCCGTCAG GTTTCTGGTGCAAGACTGAGGCTACATGAGGCTCATGCTGGTTCTTCTGAGTCTGTGGTGGAGATCCAGGGCACACTGGACCAAGCAAAAGCTGCCCAGAGCCTCCTGCAAGGCTTTATTAGTGCAAACAGCCGGCAGCAACAGCAGCCCTATTCTTCTCGCATGCCACTTTACCCAAGCTGGGGATAG
- the LOC100193713 gene encoding KH domain-containing protein HEN4-like: protein MDYDKSRRSNSKKRTHSNSDDGKRKRLNTRHDDTSMFSEPIETIYRILCPVKKIGSVLGRGGDIVKALREETKAKIRVADSIPGADERVIIIFNYQNEPEPTDEAAEEKNSDGLGNFKSHCFAQDALLKIHDKIVSDEIHDEVANDEKSESADDVTARILVQGNQVGCLLGKGGSIIQQLRSNTGAGIRVLPSENLPQCALKSDELVQISGAPSLVRKALYEISTRLHQHPRKENRPLEEIIDASTQRKRESPTLQHEYSMLPHLHSDHTPPIPLLDPYRSGPQYPVTETEEFSIRILCASELIGSVIGKSGANVRRVEQQTGARIKVQEIDKDASGERLIIISSNEIPAEPISPAIEALILLHDKVSAPSEKHHSSTRLVVPSSKVGCIIGEGGKVITDMRRRTGAEIRVYSKADKPKYLSFDDELVQVAGPPTIARGALTEIASRLRTRTLRDTSTANNPPPFAPFDDPPVDMPSRKLSLYGGPATDPPYGRPANDPLYGRPAIDPPFGRPTNDRPYGRTAVAPPFGRPANDPPYGRPTNDPPYGRPSGSIPYGRPNGSAPREPSDAYPVDYFSKREYPSGSPMFTSNAPSAAYERYAAPTRFPTREFPSAFSPGVDHMPHHSYRDHVPTDSYSSRGTQQLGITRGGNSDAYDYTEAAGQIHGREDYREPTSATGFLSTIELRIPNSSLGSIVGAGGVNLAEIRQVSGARLRLHEAHAGSSESVVEIQGTLDQAKAAQSLLQGFISANSRQQQQPYSSRMPLYPSWG from the exons ATGGATTATGACAAGTCTAGAAGAAGTAACTCCAAGAAGAGGACACATTCCAATTCTGATGACGGAAAGAGAAAACGGTTAAACACTAGGCATGATGACACATCTATGTTCTCTGAGCCAATTGAAACCATCTACAGGATATTGTGCCCGGTAAAAAAGATAGGCAGTGTCTTGGGAAGAGGTGGTGACATTGTTAAGGCCCTTAGAGAGGAAACTAAAGCCAAGATAAGGGTTGCTGATTCCATTCCTGGTGCAGATGAGAGAGTAATTATCATCTTCAATTACCAAAATGAGCCTGAACCGACTGATGAAGCAGCTGAAGAAAAAAATAGTGATGGCTTAGGGAACTTCAAATCCCATTGCTTTGCCCAAGATGCGTTATTGAAGATACATGATAAGATTGTGTCTGATGAAATTCATGATGAAGTCGCCAATGATGAAAAGTCTGAAAGTGCAGATGATGTGACTGCTCGAATTTTGGTTCAAGGCAATCAAGTTGGCTGCCTTCTAGGAAAAGGTGGCTCCATTATACAGCAACTACGAAGTAATACTGGTGCTGGAATCCGTGTCTTGCcatctgaaaaccttccccagtgTGCACTTAAAAGTGATGAACTGGTGCAG ATATCTGGAGCACCTTCCCTTGTAAGAAAAGCTCTATATGAAATATCTACTCGTCTCCATCAGCATCCTCGTAAGGAAAATAGACCTCTTGAAGAAATAATAGATGCAAGCACACAAAGGAAACGTGAATCTCCAACACTACAACATGAATATTCAATGTTGCCGCACCTGCATAGTGATCATACACCTCCAATACCCCTGCTTGATCCATATAGAAGTGGACCACAATATCCTGTTACTGAAACTGAAGAGTTCTCTATCAGAATTCTGTGTGCTTCTGAGCTCATTGGTTCAGTTATTGGGAAAAGTGGGGCCAATGTTAGGCGTGTAGAGCAGCAGACTGGTGCTCGCATTAAAGTTCAAGAGATCGACAAAGATGCTTCTGGAGAAAGGCTGATCATTATTTCATCTAATGAG ATACCAGCTGAACCAATATCCCCAGCAATTGAGGCACTCATTTTGCTCCATGATAAAGTTAGTGCACCCTCTGAGAAACACCATTCAAGTACAAGGCTTGTTGTACCATCAAGCAAAGTTGGCTGTATTATTGGGGAAGGTGGAAAAGTGATTACTGACATGAGAAGACGAACTGGGGCTGAAATTCGAGTTTACTCAAAGGCAGATAAACCAAAATACTTGTCTtttgatgatgaacttgtgcag GTTGCTGGGCCTCCAACTATTGCAAGAGGAGCCCTCACAGAAATTGCTTCGAGGCTTAGAACTAGGACTTTGAGAGATACAAGTACCGCCAATAATCCTCCACCTTTTGCCCCTTTTGATGATCCTCCTGTTGATATGCCTAGCAGAAAGTTGTCACTATATGGAGGGCCTGCCACTGATCCACCGTATGGAAGGCCTGCCAATGATCCACTGTATGGAAGGCCTGCCATTGATCCACCATTCGGAAGACCTACCAATGATCGACCATATGGAAGGACTGCTGTTGCTCCCCCATTTGGAAGACCTGCCAACGATCCACCATATGGAAGGCCTACCAACGATCCACCATATGGACGACCTTCCGGTAGTATACCATATGGAAGACCAAACGGAAGTGCACCTCGTGAGCCTTCCGATGCATATCCTGTAGACTACTTTTCTAAAAGAGAATATCCTAGTGGAAGTCCTATGTTTACTAGTAATGCCCCATCAGCTGCTTATGAGAGATATGCAGCACCCACACGCTTTCCTACTAGAGAATTTCCCTCTGCTTTCAGTCCTGGTGTAGATCATATGCCTCATCATTCCTATCGTGACCATGTGCCTACTGATAGCTACTCTAGTAGGGGTACACAGCAATTAGGCATCACAAGAGGTGGAAATTCAGATGCTTATGACTATACCGAG GCTGCTGGACAAATTCATGGACGTGAGGATTACAGAGAACCGACAAGTGCTACCGG GTTCTTGAGCACTATTGAACTAAGGATTCCAAATAGTTCTTTGGGGTCTATCGTCGGTGCTGGTGGGGTCAATCTAGCAGAGATCCGTCAG GTTTCTGGTGCAAGACTGAGGCTACATGAGGCTCATGCTGGTTCTTCTGAGTCTGTGGTGGAGATCCAGGGCACACTGGACCAAGCAAAAGCTGCCCAGAGCCTCCTGCAAGGCTTTATTAGTGCAAACAGCCGGCAGCAACAGCAGCCCTATTCTTCTCGCATGCCACTTTACCCAAGCTGGGGATAG